The following coding sequences are from one Mycobacterium bourgelatii window:
- a CDS encoding substrate-binding domain-containing protein: MGRHSKPDPDDDPVDEESAEPAEPGSDFADDPGGGRHETGDGDGGYRWEFPSASSAPSDEAPSDYARADDAGYGDYSSDYPSDYSSDYASDEPRYSDSETDDYPDFGTQPESPEATGAEPPPPPPPLYQAAGQREPGGWQGGHRSAGGRRGVSIGVIVALVLVVVVVGTVIVWRFVGDALSHRSSNPAAHCVGGKDSVAVIADPSIVEQVKNLADGYNATAGPVGDKCVSVTVKSADSDAVLSGFAGQWPSELGNQPGLWIPGSSISAARLSAAAGQKTISDSRSLVTSPVVLAIRPELQQALSKQNWAALPGLQTKPDSLAGLNLGPWGSLRLAVPLAGNGDAAFLAGEAIAAASAPDGAPPTAGSGAVRSLVSGQPKLANDSLDEAMNALLKPGKDDAAAGPVHAVITTEQQLFQRGQAVPDAKTKLASWLPPGPVALADYPTVLLSGSWLSQEQATAASAFSRYLRKPDQLANLAKAGFRVSGVKPPSSSVVNFPDLPKTLSVGDDETRATLADTIATPSKGVAATIMLDQSMPTDEGGKSRLANVIAALVNQIKAAPPDAIIGLWTFDGHEGRSEVAAGPLPDQVNGQPRSAALLAALDKQYSSDGGAVSFTTLRLIYQEALANYRAGKDNSILVITAGPHTDRTLDGPGLQEFIRSSQDPAKPVAVNVIDFGADPDRATWEAVAKLSGGRYQNLATSASPELASAVSSFLS; encoded by the coding sequence ATGGGTAGGCACAGCAAGCCCGACCCTGACGACGATCCGGTTGACGAGGAATCTGCGGAACCTGCGGAGCCGGGCTCCGACTTCGCCGACGATCCGGGCGGCGGCAGGCACGAGACTGGCGACGGGGACGGTGGCTACCGCTGGGAATTCCCGTCGGCTTCGTCGGCTCCGTCGGACGAAGCGCCGAGCGATTATGCGCGCGCCGACGATGCCGGATACGGGGATTACTCCAGCGACTATCCGAGTGACTATTCCAGCGATTACGCGAGCGACGAACCGCGATACTCGGATTCCGAGACCGACGACTACCCCGACTTCGGAACGCAGCCGGAGAGCCCGGAGGCGACAGGCGCCGAGCCGCCACCACCGCCCCCGCCCCTCTACCAGGCCGCTGGCCAACGCGAACCCGGCGGCTGGCAGGGCGGTCACCGCAGCGCCGGCGGACGACGGGGAGTAAGCATCGGCGTCATCGTCGCCCTCGTCCTGGTCGTGGTGGTGGTGGGCACCGTGATCGTGTGGCGCTTCGTCGGTGACGCCTTGTCTCATCGGTCCAGCAACCCGGCCGCGCACTGCGTGGGCGGCAAGGACAGCGTGGCCGTGATCGCCGACCCGTCCATCGTCGAGCAGGTGAAGAATCTCGCCGACGGCTACAACGCCACCGCGGGCCCGGTCGGCGACAAATGTGTGTCGGTGACGGTCAAGTCGGCCGACTCCGACGCCGTGTTGAGCGGCTTCGCCGGCCAATGGCCCTCCGAGCTGGGCAACCAACCCGGATTGTGGATCCCCGGCAGCTCGATCTCTGCCGCACGGCTCAGCGCAGCGGCCGGTCAGAAGACCATCAGCGACAGCCGTTCCCTGGTGACGTCGCCGGTGGTGTTGGCGATCCGCCCAGAGTTGCAGCAGGCCTTGTCCAAACAGAACTGGGCCGCGCTGCCCGGCCTGCAAACGAAACCGGATTCGCTGGCCGGGTTGAACCTCGGCCCCTGGGGGTCGCTGCGACTGGCGGTGCCGCTGGCCGGCAACGGCGACGCCGCGTTCCTGGCCGGCGAGGCCATCGCGGCCGCCTCAGCGCCCGACGGCGCGCCACCGACCGCTGGCAGCGGCGCGGTGCGCAGCTTGGTGAGCGGGCAACCCAAGCTCGCCAACGACTCCCTCGACGAAGCGATGAACGCGCTGCTCAAGCCCGGCAAAGACGATGCCGCAGCCGGCCCCGTGCACGCGGTGATCACCACCGAGCAGCAGCTCTTCCAGCGCGGCCAGGCAGTGCCCGATGCCAAGACCAAGCTGGCGTCGTGGCTTCCGCCGGGACCCGTCGCGCTGGCCGACTATCCGACCGTCCTGCTCAGCGGTTCGTGGTTGTCCCAAGAGCAGGCGACCGCGGCCAGCGCGTTCTCCAGGTACCTGCGCAAGCCCGATCAGCTCGCGAACCTGGCCAAAGCCGGCTTCCGCGTGAGCGGGGTGAAGCCGCCGAGCAGCTCAGTCGTCAATTTCCCGGACCTGCCCAAGACGCTGTCGGTCGGTGACGACGAAACCCGCGCCACCCTCGCCGACACCATCGCCACGCCGTCAAAGGGAGTGGCCGCAACCATCATGCTCGACCAGTCGATGCCCACCGATGAAGGCGGCAAGAGCCGGTTGGCCAATGTCATTGCGGCGCTTGTCAATCAGATCAAGGCGGCGCCGCCCGATGCGATCATCGGGCTGTGGACGTTCGACGGCCATGAGGGGCGGTCCGAGGTCGCGGCCGGGCCGCTTCCGGATCAGGTCAACGGCCAGCCGCGGTCGGCGGCCCTGCTGGCGGCGCTGGACAAACAGTATTCGTCCGACGGGGGCGCGGTGTCGTTCACCACGCTGCGGCTGATCTACCAGGAAGCGCTGGCCAATTACCGTGCCGGAAAAGACAATTCGATCCTGGTGATCACCGCCGGGCCGCATACCGACCGGACCCTGGATGGGCCGGGGTTGCAGGAGTTCATCCGCAGCAGCCAGGACCCGGCGAAGCCGGTCGCGGTCAACGTGATCGACTTCGGCGCCGACCCGGACCGCGCGACCTGGGAGGCGGTGGCCAAGCTCAGCGGCGGCAGGTACCAGAACCTGGCCACGTCGGCGTCCCCTGAGCTCGCCTCGGCGGTCAGCAGCTTCTTGAGCTGA